A segment of the Diachasmimorpha longicaudata isolate KC_UGA_2023 chromosome 5, iyDiaLong2, whole genome shotgun sequence genome:
CATAGCCCCGCTCATGCCTACgctgaattgaaatttcaaatgatcCTTGACTCATTTACTTTCCAATGACGTCAAACCGAGCCGGAGACAACTAAAGAAAGTGACCACGAGATTTTTGAGGATCCGGGTTGTTACGTTTGTCCTACCCCATATCCAGCATTCACATCACTGATAGAAAATTACGTACCTGCTGTTCGAGCCACCAAAATGATCAGGATGACCCTCGCAACAAGTCCATCAACTCCCATACCACCAACAAGTTCTCGTAAACCCATCACCACCGAATTCTCGGGGCCTATTCGGCCCAAGTGCACTATAATCCGGAATTAATCTATCCTACTGCCGCCATCTTTCGATCCTAGAGCATCGAAACGTCAATCCAGACGCACTTGTTTATCTTTTAAAAACACACAAGACCAATTGGtcgtcattttttcaattaaaaataagacCAATTTTGGGTCCTTTTTTAACTTAAATTCAATTCGATGTTGTTAACGAAGAACAGTTGGGTTTTCGTTTCACTAGTGTTGAGAATTATTCTTGTGCCTTAGTTACTCTTGGACCGGATGACCCACTTTTCAAAACTGTATTCCAGTTACttcaaacactttttttttcctcaaaagaAAAGAacataatgtttttttcaacttgaaatttttaactttgacatttcacatttttattcttcaacatcaccatttttttttagaccgGTTGGgggtaattattattaacttattttgttgttattaataatattgattCTCAGAGGATTGGGATAATATACAACtggcaataaaatttttaaaattattttaggaACGGCGAATGATCTATTCGCAGTCACAATGAGGATAAAGATTATTTGAACTCAGGTTAACGTTGCGGTCGTTCACTCTGTACTGTCCAATGGCCACGGGCATTCGCCAGGACGGTGTGCCACCACGCAGCTTCTCCCACTAAGGCCAAAACCCGGTGCTATCGTATACTACAGTCCGAGCGAAGAGAAGTCGCCACGTTGATGGGACAGGTATAGCCAGGCTAACAGGTAAAAAAACCTGCAGCAACAATGGAGGGGATTCAGGAGTGCGGTTAATGGTGCTGATGGTATTTTTCGGTGTCATTCAAAGAGATGGAGTGCTGGTATTTGGCGGTGAAGAAGGTACGAGGGTACGTGGGAAGTTATTAGGCGATTAGGGagagttttcatatttttgatGGATGTTTGGAgaataatagaaaattgaGGCCTCGGAGAACAGGTAAAATGGGATTTTCGAGGCCCTTGAATGGAATTTCCGTAATGGGAATAAGAAAAGCCTAATGGGggttgtaattaatttttacccgCGGATAGCAAAggcatttttctattttactcCACTCACCTGGAGAATTAATGGCTCCATGGTAGTTTCATTGGTCTGGGAAGATTTGGGGCAGTCATTTGTGGGGATGAAGGAGAGGAAATGACAaagggaaaatggaaaatgttgaGGGATGAATTATTGACTGATATACATACTCTTAATTACATTGTTTTTAATCCATTTAAGGCAATAATGGTTAATATGTGGCAGAACATGGGGTTGTTGCATCGTGGGTTCTTAACTGATTTTGTCTGATTGCTATAACACCCAAAAATGACCGAACAATTCCACACATTCACCCctgaattaatttgaaaaatcattataaataatattatagcatatatttcaatatttcgacAATCCAATTTTCGATGGGATGGACGTCTTAAGGTACAGCATCAAATTACTCTAACATTTCTAAATATATCATATGTCAATTCTAACCCAAATGCTTAATGATCTACGTCTTGAATTGAATATACAAGAGAAACATAAACTAAAATCggcagtgatttttctggttaAACTCAAAAAGTATCTTAATACTTTTCAGCAGTCCTGAGTGGGTCATTGACCCCAGTCTTACGTGATTATAAAATTCTAGAAAcgtcattaacaattaattaacgatTGAGTAAACGAATGCACATCGACGAGTGCTTCGACGTTCTCTCACAATGTGACAATATTATATTTCACCAACATTATTAATAACTAACTCATAATCTAGATTTATACATAAATACAAAGAACTTAAATAATGtgcataataaaattaattgatatgcATTTTACGATTACGATTAAAATTCGGGCTTTAGTTTTTGTACATGCAAGTACGTTTACATATTTTCCAGTTATGTATTATATAATGTTCGAATAAACCGGTAGAAATGTTATGAAGATTCCATGGTGAAATAGGAATGTTGAAGAGCCTGAGAGGCGGTTAATCTGATATGGGGATCGAAGGTGAGCATTTTAGATATGAGATCGATTCCAGAAGGACACAACTCAGGAATGACGATACGAAGTGGTGTTGCTATTCTTTGGGGAAATGCTGTATAACTCAGGGAGACGTTTTTCGGCCATGCTTCTTGGGTTGGTGTTCCAATAATTCTgttcaatcagaaaaaaaaatattgacatcAAGTTTGAACATTCCTATAACGATAACTTAAATGTCCTTGTAACTTGGACGGTTGTTACCATTAGAGTAAACAATTTCCATCCAGTGTTCTTGAGGCTGAATCGAtgacttttaaaaaatcaaatgtttACATGATGTGTAACGAAGTTATTTAATAGGCCGAAATTTTAGCCGTGcacgataattatttaatcgtagaaaataaatggattgaaaatttctactcTGATGGTAACTACAACCCACGCTAAATGGCGTTAGTTAATTAATACTATGTTTAACTTCAAGTATGCGATACCATTTCGGTTATAACTCACTTGAAAATGCGATCAAGCTGATCTCCTTCACTACTCCCAGGAAATAACGGTTTCAGAGTATTTAACTCTGCCAAAATGCACCCAACTGACCACAGGTCTACAGGAGTAGCATAGGCACATCCCAAGAGTACCTCTGGTGCTCTGTACCACAAAGTAACGACCTACAATCACACAAGAAAcaatcaataaacaaataatgaatttagTGATGCAGTGAATTTGCAGATAATTCCAGTTCTTCATAAATAATCTCTAGGAAATTTGCAGTTTATTCATTCCAATCTGGTCAGATCTACTCAGTCACTGACAAAGGATTGGAGCTAGTAAACTGtataattatctaattatCCAAGTTCTGATTGTTCTACTGTCAAATTCCATCCATTCTCTAAGCCATTTCTGTAATGAGGGATAAAACCTAGGTTCCGACTTCCCTCCATTTTCCCAAAAGCAAaaccgaatgaaaaatactcaCGACGGAAGTCAGTCGCATCTCAAAATCGTAAGTCTTTGCCAATCCAAAATCTGCAATCTTAATTCTACCCTCGGCCGTGACAAGAATATTCTGTGGTTTCAGATCTCTATGAATGATCCTATGACTATGTAAGAAATCAACTCCGAGCAGGATCTCCTTGGACATTTGTTTAGCCAAAGAAGGTGGCATGCCAGTTGGTGGACAAGCAGAGATGAACTTGGCGAGGTCCCTGTCCACGTGCTCGAAGACAAGCCACAACGTAAGTCCTTTATCAGGTCTGTCTGTACGTCTATTTCTGTCACTCCTGTCAGGAGGCTGGAGGTAATTTCCCTGGCAGACATCGAGGAGTCTCACGATATTGGGATGTTCGAACCTCTCGAGCTGCTTCAATCCTGCGATTTCTCTCAATGTGGATGTGGGAAGTCCATCCTCAGTTAGAGATACGCGTACCTTCTTCAGAGCAACCACCTGACCGCTCGATACGTCCCTGGCCTTGTAGACAGTTCCATAAGCACCATCGCCGATTTGCGATAATTCTTGATAGTGTGCATGTTCACCGATGAATGAAGACTCCAGGGAACCTTCGGCCTTTCTCTCTGTGCTGGATTGCACGAGGCCGAGGGTTCCCGAAGTGCTCGGGACAGCTTCTTCAACTTCCAGCCTTCTGTCGTTTCCAGGAGTGGTGTCGAGAGTCTCTTCCGCTAGGAGATCTAGTTCCTCTCCCGGAGGCTCTCGCTCTTCTCGTAGCTTTGATCTCTTCTCCAGTGGGGGGGTTCCGGGGGGAGTCTCCGAGCTTGGAagccggcgtctctcggccatcacaacatttttttcagtggATCTACCTGGAATAAGCATTTCGTATGTAgactgatggaaaaaaatattttcatcgaaaTGTCGCTTTCTTCAAACAAGAAATACTATCAAATACTTATTACCTATCTTAAATGAATACAATTCGAATTCAGGGAATTCATTTTCGAAGGACAATGAGTTAGTTTTCTGGAGTttaatttttccggaaataaTTATGGGACAGTTTTGTATTTTCTTTGGCTATGAATCCGAGAATTTGCTGTacgtttcaaattttttcttttacattTCTAGGAAATTTTCGGGAAACGCTTTCCCATTGTGGATTATACGAATGGGTAATGTATCCGTAATTTTGCAGAATATTTTCCAGCCTATTTATTCATCGGGCTATCTCCTAGCTCAGAATATTCTCAAAAGAAAATCGCATCAGATTTTGAAACCCTTTTCTCCCTTTAGAGTTCGATCGttcttcgaatattttttcgcCTGATTTCCTCTGACTTTTTTCATAAAGTTTGAGGAATTCAGAGGGCAACGGGAATGACGGTAACATCTGCTGTATTAACACCTGCCGTTGTATTCAACCATACTCTTTACGCTGGCGTCACCTTTGTTTCCCCGGTACGAAATATATTCAATGCTGGTCAAATAAAAGTGGATGGGTCTACTGTCAAATAAATAGGTTTGGAATGCTAAGATGTGGgaggaacaaaaaataatcgtgATAACACCCGTTACTCAATAGGAAGTGCACCCGTGGCCTGAATCACACTTCCCTCTccatgaatgaaataaaatgaaaataacagaACCTCGAGTTTTATCAACTTCCGGCTTTGATAATCCGGGCTTCTTACTCTCCAATTTATTGGTGGGGGAGAGTCTCGGGGGAGTGCTACTTCTGAGAAATTTTCAGGTCAAAAATTTTTCCGTTGGGAAAAGGTTTCAACACTGGTGAAGAAGCAATTGACgatgtgaagaaaaaaaaacattctcttcaacaattttttcttggaaaattGTCACGTTGTTCTATGGaattagaattattttatgaagtgaagaatttttccttATGAGCTATAGAGATGAGCATTATTCATTGAATGAGAATTCTAGAAGAACATAAACATTTTATggtaatcaatatttttggatGTAGACCTAGCTCATTTCGAACTATAATCCGTGGATATTTACACATATGTTTGTAAAACTTGGAATT
Coding sequences within it:
- the LOC135163124 gene encoding cyclin-dependent kinase 4; translated protein: MAERRRLPSSETPPGTPPLEKRSKLREEREPPGEELDLLAEETLDTTPGNDRRLEVEEAVPSTSGTLGLVQSSTERKAEGSLESSFIGEHAHYQELSQIGDGAYGTVYKARDVSSGQVVALKKVRVSLTEDGLPTSTLREIAGLKQLERFEHPNIVRLLDVCQGNYLQPPDRSDRNRRTDRPDKGLTLWLVFEHVDRDLAKFISACPPTGMPPSLAKQMSKEILLGVDFLHSHRIIHRDLKPQNILVTAEGRIKIADFGLAKTYDFEMRLTSVVVTLWYRAPEVLLGCAYATPVDLWSVGCILAELNTLKPLFPGSSEGDQLDRIFKIIGTPTQEAWPKNVSLSYTAFPQRIATPLRIVIPELCPSGIDLISKMLTFDPHIRLTASQALQHSYFTMESS